A region from the Bacteroidia bacterium genome encodes:
- a CDS encoding 2-oxoacid:acceptor oxidoreductase subunit alpha produces the protein MAVSDEIKKAVVILFAGDSGDGIQLAGSQFTTTAALYGNDISTFPNFPAEIRAPQGTLAGVSGFQLHFGSVKIYTPGDHCDVLVAMNAAALKANLKQLKEDSIIIVNTDGFDPKNLKLAKYNNGDNPLKNGSLEKYKIYEIDVTKLTRTCLADSGLGTKEMDRSKNMFVLGFIYWLYNRTLDNTLEFLHKKFKTRPDLIDANVKVLKAGYNFGDTTETFTSRYHVKPAVMEKGAYRNIMGNQATAIGLIAATQKAGVTLFYGSYPITPASDILHELSKHKNFGVKTFQAEDEIAAVTSAIGASFGGSLGITASSGPGIALKGEAIGLALMLELPLVICNVQRGGPSTGLPTKTEQSDLLQALYGRNGESPVPVIAATSPSDCFYMAYEACRIAIEHLTPVFFLSDGYIANGSEPWQFPKSSDLLPIKVNFAKEKSPDSTEKFLPYKRNEKMVRDWAIPGTKGLEHRIGGLEKENETGNVSYDPDNHELMVKIRSERIEKIADYIPLQKIDAGKESGKLLVIGWGSTYGAIKTAVKEAIDEGYSVSHIQIKYIHPFPKNIETLIKKFDQILIPEMNSGQLIKVIREKYLVDAKGFNKIKGMPFTASEIKNKLLELLSAS, from the coding sequence ATGGCAGTTTCTGATGAAATAAAAAAAGCAGTAGTTATTCTGTTTGCTGGAGATTCCGGAGATGGAATACAATTGGCGGGATCGCAGTTTACCACAACGGCGGCTTTGTATGGAAATGACATCAGTACCTTTCCTAATTTTCCGGCTGAGATTCGTGCTCCGCAAGGTACTTTGGCAGGCGTTTCCGGATTTCAATTGCATTTTGGAAGTGTTAAAATTTATACGCCAGGGGATCATTGCGATGTGTTGGTTGCCATGAATGCAGCGGCGCTCAAAGCCAATCTCAAACAATTAAAAGAAGACAGTATTATCATTGTTAATACAGATGGTTTCGATCCGAAAAATCTGAAATTAGCGAAGTACAACAACGGCGATAATCCATTGAAAAATGGCTCGTTGGAAAAATATAAAATTTACGAAATTGATGTAACCAAGCTAACACGCACGTGTTTGGCGGATTCTGGTTTGGGTACAAAGGAAATGGATCGCTCCAAAAACATGTTTGTGTTGGGCTTTATTTATTGGCTTTACAACCGAACATTAGACAACACATTGGAGTTTCTTCATAAAAAATTTAAAACGCGCCCAGATTTAATTGATGCGAACGTAAAAGTGTTGAAAGCAGGCTATAATTTTGGAGATACTACGGAAACCTTTACCAGTCGCTATCACGTAAAGCCTGCGGTGATGGAAAAAGGGGCCTACCGAAACATTATGGGCAATCAGGCTACCGCGATTGGATTAATCGCAGCAACGCAAAAAGCAGGCGTAACTCTATTTTACGGCAGTTATCCGATTACTCCAGCTTCTGATATTTTACATGAATTATCGAAACACAAAAATTTTGGCGTAAAAACATTTCAGGCAGAAGATGAAATTGCTGCCGTAACATCTGCAATTGGCGCCTCTTTCGGAGGAAGTTTAGGAATAACAGCTTCGTCTGGTCCAGGAATTGCGTTGAAAGGTGAAGCCATTGGTTTAGCTTTAATGTTGGAATTACCATTGGTCATTTGCAACGTACAACGCGGAGGACCAAGCACTGGTTTACCTACCAAAACAGAACAATCCGATTTATTGCAAGCACTTTACGGACGCAACGGAGAATCGCCCGTACCAGTGATTGCAGCTACTTCGCCTTCCGATTGTTTTTACATGGCGTACGAAGCTTGTCGTATTGCGATTGAACATTTAACGCCTGTTTTCTTTTTATCAGATGGATACATTGCAAATGGTTCTGAACCTTGGCAATTTCCGAAATCATCGGATTTACTTCCGATAAAAGTAAATTTTGCGAAAGAAAAATCGCCGGATTCTACTGAGAAATTTCTTCCGTATAAACGGAATGAAAAAATGGTTCGCGATTGGGCAATTCCCGGAACCAAAGGTTTAGAGCATCGTATCGGCGGTTTGGAAAAAGAAAATGAAACTGGAAATGTATCGTACGATCCAGATAATCACGAATTGATGGTGAAAATTCGCTCGGAACGTATCGAAAAAATTGCCGATTACATTCCACTTCAAAAAATAGATGCCGGAAAAGAAAGTGGAAAATTATTGGTGATCGGTTGGGGATCTACTTACGGTGCTATTAAAACTGCCGTGAAAGAGGCCATCGACGAAGGATACAGCGTTTCACACATTCAAATAAAATACATCCATCCATTTCCGAAAAATATCGAAACACTGATTAAAAAATTCGATCAAATATTAATTCCGGAAATGAATAGTGGACAATTGATAAAAGTGATTCGCGAAAAATATTTGGTGGATGCGAAAGGATTCAATAAAATAAAAGGAATGCCTTTTACCGCAAGCGAAATAAAAAATAAATTACTTGAATTGTTGAGCGCATCGTAA
- a CDS encoding 2-oxoacid:ferredoxin oxidoreductase subunit beta → METKIETAELKLTAKDFVTDQDIRWCPGCGDYSILKQVQSVMPELGIPRENIVFISGIGCSSRFPYYMETFGMHSIHGRATAIASGLKATRPELSVWIVTGDGDSLSIGGNHLIHLLRRNFNVNILLFNNEIYGLTKGQYSPTSPQGKITKSTPVGSIDHPFNPLALCLGADATFVARSMDRDPVHLREMLRKADQHKGTSLLEIYQNCNVFNDGAFEIFTEKGSKKQETLFLEQGKPLLFGQNNEKGIQLDGLKPIVVEAASANNLWIHDVHDLSKAALLTRFFEGAETENHLPRPFGIFYETDRPCYEEVLQEQIEIAVNAKGKGNLDALLSGNNVWTIS, encoded by the coding sequence ATGGAAACAAAAATAGAAACAGCTGAATTGAAATTAACCGCAAAAGATTTTGTAACCGATCAAGACATCCGCTGGTGCCCAGGTTGCGGCGATTATTCCATTTTAAAACAAGTACAAAGTGTGATGCCTGAATTGGGGATTCCACGTGAAAATATTGTTTTTATTTCTGGGATTGGCTGCTCTTCGCGTTTTCCGTATTACATGGAAACCTTTGGTATGCACAGTATCCACGGTAGAGCAACTGCGATTGCGAGTGGCTTAAAAGCGACACGTCCGGAACTTAGCGTTTGGATTGTTACTGGTGATGGCGATTCGCTTTCCATCGGTGGGAACCATTTGATTCACTTACTTCGAAGAAATTTTAATGTGAATATTTTGTTGTTTAACAATGAAATTTACGGACTCACAAAAGGTCAATATTCACCCACTTCTCCGCAAGGAAAAATTACAAAATCAACGCCTGTTGGTTCCATTGATCATCCGTTTAATCCACTTGCTTTGTGTCTTGGAGCTGATGCAACGTTTGTGGCGCGCAGTATGGATAGAGATCCAGTTCACTTGCGTGAAATGCTGAGAAAAGCAGATCAACACAAAGGAACTTCCTTGCTCGAAATTTATCAAAATTGCAATGTTTTTAACGATGGCGCTTTTGAAATTTTTACTGAAAAAGGAAGTAAAAAACAAGAAACGCTTTTTCTGGAACAAGGAAAACCTTTGCTATTTGGGCAAAACAATGAAAAAGGAATTCAATTAGACGGATTAAAACCAATTGTTGTGGAAGCAGCTTCCGCGAATAATTTGTGGATACATGACGTACATGATCTATCGAAAGCAGCTTTATTAACACGCTTTTTTGAAGGTGCTGAAACGGAAAATCATTTACCTCGTCCGTTCGGAATTTTTTACGAAACTGATCGTCCTTGTTACGAAGAAGTATTGCAAGAGCAGATTGAAATTGCCGTAAATGCAAAGGGAAAAG